In a genomic window of Acidobacteriota bacterium:
- a CDS encoding threonine ammonia-lyase codes for MAELIEQARRRIAGAVYESPCARSEYFSRLCGIGAYFKLENLQMTGSFKERGALNRILTLSEEERNRGLITASAGNHGQAVAYHAHRLGLEATVVMPLPTPLIKVANTRNFGADVRLAGETFDDATAHARELEAEHGKTYVHPFDDPQIVAGQGTIGFELMTQEPDLEVVVVPIGGGGVIAGIAAAYKAHRPQTRIVGVQTEAVPSMRASLAAGHPVTVERRHTIAEGIAVKRPGELTMGLVRELVDDIVTVDEEEIANAVLLLLEREKAVVEGAGASVLAAVVNGHVPQAKGRRTAMVLTGGNIDVTLLSRIIDRGLTKDGRLVRLDVCVKDRPGALAALLNLVGEAGANVLETHHERAFTALGLNEVHIELRLETRGLEHVEELIETIIGAGVHVRRQTEPEPWHEH; via the coding sequence ATGGCCGAGCTGATCGAGCAGGCGCGGCGGCGCATCGCCGGCGCAGTCTACGAGAGTCCCTGCGCCCGCTCGGAGTACTTCTCCCGCCTCTGCGGCATCGGCGCCTACTTCAAGCTCGAGAACCTTCAGATGACCGGCTCCTTCAAGGAGCGCGGGGCGCTCAACCGCATCCTCACCCTCTCGGAGGAGGAGCGGAACCGCGGCCTGATCACCGCCTCCGCCGGCAACCACGGCCAGGCCGTGGCCTACCACGCGCACCGCCTCGGGCTCGAGGCGACCGTCGTCATGCCGCTGCCCACGCCGCTCATCAAGGTCGCCAACACGCGGAACTTCGGCGCCGATGTCCGGCTCGCCGGCGAGACCTTCGACGACGCGACCGCCCACGCCCGGGAGCTCGAAGCCGAGCACGGCAAGACCTACGTCCATCCGTTCGACGACCCCCAGATCGTTGCCGGCCAGGGCACGATCGGTTTCGAGCTGATGACCCAGGAGCCCGACCTCGAAGTCGTGGTCGTGCCGATCGGCGGCGGCGGGGTGATCGCGGGGATCGCCGCCGCCTACAAGGCGCACCGGCCGCAGACCCGGATCGTCGGCGTGCAGACGGAGGCCGTCCCGTCCATGCGGGCGAGCCTCGCCGCCGGCCACCCCGTGACGGTGGAGCGCCGCCACACGATCGCCGAAGGCATCGCGGTCAAGCGACCCGGCGAGTTGACGATGGGGCTGGTGAGGGAACTGGTCGACGACATCGTGACCGTGGACGAGGAGGAGATCGCGAACGCCGTCCTCCTCCTGCTCGAACGGGAGAAGGCGGTTGTCGAGGGCGCCGGAGCCTCGGTGCTGGCCGCGGTCGTCAACGGCCACGTACCCCAAGCGAAGGGCCGCCGGACCGCGATGGTCCTGACCGGCGGCAACATCGACGTCACCCTGCTCAGCCGCATCATCGACCGCGGCCTGACGAAGGACGGCCGCCTGGTCAGGCTCGACGTCTGCGTCAAGGACCGTCCGGGCGCCCTCGCCGCGCTGCTCAACCTGGTCGGCGAAGCGGGCGCCAACGTCCTGGAGACCCATCACGAGCGCGCCTTCACCGCCCTCGGGCTGAACGAGGTGCACATCGAGTTGCGGCTCGAAACCCGCGGCCTCGAGCACGTGGAGGAGCTGATCGAGACGATTATCGGCGCCGGCGTCCACGTCCGGCGCCAGACCGAGCCCGAGCCCTGGCACGAACACTAG
- a CDS encoding hemolysin family protein, with protein MIPPVVAATGPPVNLDLPLGWSLALALFLVGLNGFFVAAEFALVKVRPTQVAPHQDTLRGRLAQRMIDQLDAYLSATQLGITLASIGLGIVGEPAVNRLLQPLFDLVPSLPAEAAHSISLMVSFAIISMFHIVLGELAPKSLAIRRPEPTSLWVAAPLWFFYQVTYPGIWVLNQMANAFLRLFGIEPLRHGELAHSEEEIRSLLASEQETELSEPKRELLDNVFELSDRNARQVMVPRTEVVYLDAAAPLDANLDRARRSGHTRFPLCEGDLDQLVGLVHIKDLFIAEEPPESLRDIARETFAVPETLPLDQLMARMRREQIHMAAVVDEFGGVAGIVTLENVLEEIVGEIQDEFDAEAPEFVRLDDGGYKVLGGMLLDDLEDELGMDISDEREEDTVAGIALSELGRTAESGDTVEVGRLRLEVVEVEGNRIVSLRLWVLPEPEEEED; from the coding sequence GTGATCCCGCCGGTCGTCGCGGCCACCGGGCCGCCCGTGAATCTCGACCTGCCGCTGGGCTGGAGCCTGGCCCTGGCCCTGTTCCTGGTCGGCCTGAACGGCTTCTTTGTCGCCGCGGAGTTCGCCCTGGTCAAGGTCCGGCCGACCCAGGTGGCGCCCCACCAGGACACGCTGCGGGGCCGTCTGGCGCAGCGCATGATCGATCAGCTCGACGCCTACCTGTCGGCGACTCAGCTCGGCATCACCCTCGCCAGCATCGGCCTTGGCATCGTCGGCGAACCCGCGGTCAACCGCCTGCTGCAGCCGCTCTTCGACCTGGTGCCCAGCCTGCCGGCCGAGGCCGCCCACTCGATCAGCCTGATGGTCTCCTTCGCGATCATCAGCATGTTCCACATCGTGCTCGGCGAACTGGCGCCCAAGTCGCTCGCCATCCGCCGGCCCGAACCGACCAGCCTGTGGGTGGCGGCGCCGCTGTGGTTCTTCTACCAGGTGACCTACCCCGGCATCTGGGTCCTGAACCAGATGGCGAACGCCTTCCTGCGCCTGTTCGGCATCGAGCCGCTCCGGCACGGCGAACTCGCCCACAGCGAGGAGGAGATCCGGAGTCTCCTCGCCTCCGAGCAGGAGACGGAACTCTCCGAGCCCAAGCGGGAGCTGCTCGACAACGTGTTCGAGCTCTCCGACCGCAACGCCCGCCAGGTGATGGTTCCCCGCACCGAGGTCGTCTACCTCGACGCCGCGGCCCCGCTGGACGCCAACCTCGACCGCGCACGCCGGAGCGGCCACACCCGCTTCCCGCTCTGCGAGGGCGATCTGGACCAGCTCGTCGGCCTGGTCCACATCAAGGACCTCTTCATCGCCGAGGAACCGCCGGAGTCGCTCCGCGACATCGCCCGCGAGACGTTCGCGGTACCCGAGACCCTGCCGCTCGATCAGTTGATGGCCCGCATGCGCCGCGAGCAGATCCACATGGCCGCGGTGGTCGACGAGTTCGGCGGCGTGGCCGGCATCGTGACCCTCGAGAACGTGCTGGAGGAGATCGTCGGCGAGATCCAGGACGAGTTCGATGCCGAGGCGCCGGAGTTCGTCCGCCTCGACGACGGCGGCTACAAGGTCCTCGGCGGCATGCTGCTCGACGACCTCGAGGACGAACTCGGCATGGACATCTCCGATGAGCGGGAGGAAGACACGGTCGCCGGCATCGCCCTGTCCGAACTCGGCCGGACCGCCGAGAGCGGGGACACCGTCGAGGTCGGCCGGCTGCGGCTGGAGGTGGTGGAGGTCGAGGGGAACCGGATCGTGTCTCTGCGGCTGTGGGTGCTGCCCGAGCCGGAGGAGGAGGAGGACTAA
- a CDS encoding proline--tRNA ligase — protein MRWSNYYLMTAREAPRDAEVISHQLMARAGLVRRLAAGIYTMQPAGWRTARKLMAIVRREMERAGAVELSMPAIQPAELWEESERWFKYGPELLRMEDRHGRRFCFGPTHEEVITDLVRRDVKSYRQMPLNLFQIQTKFRDEIRPRFGLMRGREFIMKDAYSFDATEEGLDRSYQAMYAAYSRIFEACGLEYSVVEADQGTIGGSSSHEFMVLADTGESAVASCAACGYGANVERAEIGALPPPEQGARSGNGEARRVSTPGATTVAEVAGMLEVDRALVVKTLIYETDDGLAAVAIRGDRDVNEVKLLNVLGGLGLRLASAERVAEATGGPLGFSGPVGLSPEVRLVVDESARPLAGFVCGANAGDEHLVSVRWDRDVASARPLEWVDVMTAEAADPCPRCGAGVLRISRGIEVGHIFKLGTAYSEKMNCTFSDERGKLRPAEMGCYGLGVGRTAAAAIEQGHDDDGIVWSAPLAPFTVVLSSLDPGDEAVSSAADGLYEELEAALAPGGFDVLYDDRPERPGVKFKDADLVGFPVRVVVGARSLRAGGAEVSNRLDGEREVVPLVEVSKAVLGRLMGARV, from the coding sequence ATGCGCTGGAGCAACTACTACCTGATGACCGCCCGCGAGGCGCCCCGGGACGCCGAGGTGATCAGTCACCAGTTGATGGCGCGCGCCGGACTGGTGCGGCGGCTCGCTGCGGGGATCTACACGATGCAGCCGGCCGGCTGGAGGACCGCGCGCAAGCTGATGGCGATCGTCCGCCGCGAGATGGAGCGGGCGGGAGCGGTCGAGCTCTCGATGCCGGCGATCCAGCCCGCCGAGCTCTGGGAGGAGTCGGAGCGCTGGTTCAAGTACGGCCCCGAGCTGCTGCGGATGGAGGACCGTCACGGCCGGCGGTTCTGTTTCGGTCCGACCCACGAGGAGGTCATCACCGACCTCGTCCGGCGCGACGTGAAGAGCTACCGGCAGATGCCACTCAACCTGTTCCAGATCCAGACCAAGTTCCGGGACGAGATCCGCCCCCGGTTCGGGCTCATGCGCGGCCGGGAGTTCATCATGAAGGACGCCTACTCCTTCGACGCCACGGAGGAGGGGCTCGACCGGAGCTACCAGGCCATGTACGCGGCCTACTCGCGCATCTTCGAGGCCTGCGGGCTCGAGTACTCCGTGGTGGAGGCGGACCAGGGCACGATCGGCGGTTCTTCGTCGCACGAGTTCATGGTGCTCGCCGACACCGGCGAGAGCGCGGTGGCGAGCTGCGCGGCCTGCGGCTACGGCGCGAACGTCGAGCGGGCGGAGATCGGCGCGCTGCCGCCCCCGGAGCAGGGCGCTCGCAGCGGCAACGGCGAGGCCCGCCGGGTTTCGACCCCTGGAGCGACGACGGTGGCCGAGGTCGCCGGGATGCTCGAGGTCGACAGGGCCCTCGTGGTCAAGACGCTGATCTACGAGACGGACGATGGGCTGGCGGCGGTCGCGATCCGCGGGGACCGCGACGTGAACGAGGTCAAGCTGTTGAACGTGCTGGGCGGCCTCGGGCTGCGGCTCGCTTCGGCCGAGCGGGTGGCGGAGGCGACGGGCGGTCCGCTGGGCTTCTCGGGTCCGGTCGGCCTTTCGCCCGAGGTGCGCCTGGTGGTCGACGAGTCGGCGCGTCCGCTCGCCGGTTTCGTCTGCGGCGCCAACGCCGGCGACGAGCACCTCGTTTCCGTGCGCTGGGACCGGGACGTGGCGAGCGCGCGTCCGCTCGAGTGGGTCGACGTGATGACCGCCGAGGCCGCCGACCCCTGCCCGCGCTGCGGCGCCGGCGTACTCCGCATCTCGCGGGGCATCGAGGTCGGCCACATCTTCAAGCTGGGCACCGCCTACTCCGAGAAGATGAACTGCACCTTCAGCGACGAGCGGGGGAAACTCCGTCCGGCGGAGATGGGCTGCTACGGCCTCGGTGTCGGCCGCACGGCGGCGGCGGCGATCGAGCAGGGGCACGACGACGACGGCATCGTCTGGTCCGCGCCGCTTGCGCCCTTCACGGTCGTCCTCAGCTCGCTCGACCCGGGCGACGAGGCCGTGAGCTCCGCGGCGGACGGTCTCTACGAGGAACTCGAGGCGGCGCTCGCCCCGGGCGGCTTCGATGTCCTCTACGACGACCGCCCTGAGCGGCCGGGCGTCAAGTTCAAGGACGCGGACCTGGTCGGTTTCCCGGTGCGGGTGGTGGTCGGTGCCCGCTCGCTTCGGGCCGGCGGCGCGGAGGTATCGAACCGGCTGGACGGCGAGCGCGAGGTGGTGCCGCTCGTTGAGGTGTCGAAGGCCGTTCTCGGCCGGCTGATGGGTGCGCGGGTCTGA
- a CDS encoding tetratricopeptide repeat protein yields the protein MYCQVCGARNEDDAEYCQRCRQKLMVLSGSAVSGEETLDAGDEDFSLDEHLLERISILEEVLKRTGETVQKVLSAMERQEESILVHHAGMLALRDILERQDVINAAEWSDLWESKMDYQFLVLEKRERFAAVKDSVLGLYEGGRRPAFTQLLEEAEHALNGLDLARAMKALEAAAGLDRRNHELARFLGESHFQEGQLERALEHFDRLLETRPDHVQGLVYTGVIQLQQGDGHRGQELLERAVIQHPDAFLPHFCLGASLAGRGQLKSAAAFLERAVEIDVVPQALYLLGRCHYEMGRLKGAIESLSRAVQADPAFEECHHLLGLCYLDRGWNRKALAAFRTAQQLNPRRMRYRDMVAYLSGRSGADLPRTSPAAADWVSRGEQAIRSGDAPEALRCYREALALDAENPALLMSYALACLRLDRIQEIRPLTERVLASNPGEMLRATAYATLIEALRSEGKYRDANDAGRRLLDEAGSSFSKSIAYYEMAYNLAEMDEELDQALDFARRSLEHAPEELRQFPLAALGWVHYKRRELDEAIDFLSQSTELGPSTAALTRLGMALLASGDEDGARGALAQARRLDERGGAIEEKMMEFMKDSARIIERVRG from the coding sequence ATGTACTGCCAGGTCTGCGGCGCGCGGAACGAGGACGACGCGGAGTACTGCCAGCGCTGCCGGCAGAAGCTGATGGTGCTCTCCGGCTCCGCCGTCTCGGGCGAGGAGACGCTCGACGCCGGCGACGAGGATTTCTCCCTCGATGAGCACCTGCTGGAACGGATCTCGATCCTCGAGGAGGTTCTCAAACGCACCGGCGAGACGGTGCAGAAGGTACTGAGCGCCATGGAGCGGCAGGAGGAGAGCATCCTCGTCCATCACGCCGGCATGCTGGCCCTTCGCGACATCCTGGAACGGCAGGACGTGATCAACGCCGCCGAATGGAGCGACCTCTGGGAGTCCAAGATGGACTACCAGTTCCTGGTGCTGGAGAAGCGCGAGCGTTTCGCGGCGGTCAAGGACAGCGTACTGGGGCTCTACGAGGGCGGCCGGCGCCCCGCCTTCACGCAGCTCCTGGAGGAAGCGGAGCACGCGCTGAACGGGCTGGACCTGGCCCGCGCGATGAAAGCACTGGAGGCGGCGGCCGGCCTCGACCGCCGCAACCACGAACTGGCCAGGTTCCTGGGTGAATCGCACTTCCAGGAAGGCCAACTGGAACGCGCGCTGGAACACTTCGACCGTCTGCTGGAGACCAGGCCGGATCACGTCCAGGGTCTGGTCTACACCGGCGTCATCCAACTCCAGCAGGGCGACGGGCACCGCGGCCAGGAGCTGCTGGAGCGGGCCGTGATCCAGCATCCGGACGCCTTCCTGCCGCACTTCTGCCTGGGAGCGTCGCTCGCCGGCCGGGGGCAGCTAAAGTCCGCCGCCGCGTTCCTGGAGCGCGCGGTCGAGATCGACGTCGTGCCGCAGGCGCTCTACCTGCTCGGCCGCTGCCACTACGAGATGGGCCGGCTAAAGGGGGCGATCGAGTCACTGAGCCGGGCGGTTCAGGCCGATCCCGCCTTCGAGGAGTGCCATCACCTCCTCGGTCTCTGCTACCTGGACCGGGGCTGGAATCGCAAGGCTCTCGCCGCGTTCCGCACGGCCCAGCAACTGAACCCCAGGCGTATGCGCTACCGCGACATGGTGGCCTACCTGTCCGGGCGCTCCGGCGCCGACCTGCCCCGCACCAGCCCCGCCGCGGCGGACTGGGTCAGCCGCGGCGAGCAGGCGATCCGATCCGGCGACGCGCCGGAAGCGCTCCGCTGCTACCGCGAGGCGCTCGCGCTCGACGCGGAGAACCCGGCTCTGCTGATGTCCTACGCCCTGGCCTGCCTCCGCCTTGACCGCATCCAGGAAATCCGCCCGCTGACCGAGCGGGTCCTTGCATCGAACCCGGGCGAGATGCTGCGGGCGACGGCCTACGCGACCCTGATCGAGGCGCTGCGCAGCGAGGGCAAGTACCGGGATGCGAACGACGCGGGACGACGGCTGCTCGACGAGGCCGGCTCCAGTTTCTCGAAGAGCATCGCCTACTACGAGATGGCGTACAACCTGGCGGAGATGGACGAGGAACTCGACCAGGCGCTCGACTTCGCGCGCCGTTCCCTGGAGCACGCCCCGGAGGAACTGCGCCAGTTCCCCCTGGCGGCCCTGGGCTGGGTTCACTACAAGCGCCGGGAGCTGGACGAGGCGATCGACTTCCTGTCCCAGTCGACTGAACTCGGACCGTCGACCGCGGCGCTCACCCGCCTGGGCATGGCGCTCCTTGCATCGGGCGACGAGGACGGGGCGCGCGGCGCTCTGGCCCAGGCCCGTCGACTCGACGAGCGCGGCGGCGCGATCGAGGAGAAGATGATGGAGTTCATGAAGGACTCCGCGCGCATCATCGAGCGCGTGCGCGGCTAG
- a CDS encoding zf-HC2 domain-containing protein: MTSSDRSDGMAFCAHAELIDAHVDGNGGSLSRACGHAELIDAYVDGAVSEAERRSAEQHMAECAACRDEARELSALHELLTAERLSPEPLAVDIHAPLRARLRAGRRRAAVAAAALVALFGGALALLATLAPAAGSAASAAATLFDFGATLGMLGAGLLDASWRGLNVALSSALEPAAPALLFGGAAVVGLTGLLFSLLRRGSGASARQRSRR; this comes from the coding sequence ATGACGAGTTCAGACAGGTCGGACGGGATGGCTTTCTGTGCCCACGCCGAGTTGATCGACGCCCACGTCGACGGCAACGGCGGTTCGCTGTCGCGCGCATGCGGTCACGCCGAGTTGATCGACGCCTACGTCGACGGCGCCGTCAGCGAAGCGGAGCGGCGGTCGGCGGAGCAGCACATGGCCGAGTGCGCGGCGTGCCGGGACGAGGCGCGGGAGCTCTCGGCGCTTCACGAGCTCCTGACGGCGGAACGGCTCTCGCCCGAGCCGCTGGCGGTCGACATCCATGCGCCACTCCGAGCGCGACTCCGCGCCGGCCGCCGTCGCGCCGCGGTGGCCGCCGCCGCCCTGGTCGCGTTGTTCGGCGGCGCGCTGGCGCTGCTCGCGACCCTCGCGCCGGCGGCCGGGTCAGCGGCTTCCGCGGCGGCGACCCTGTTCGACTTCGGCGCTACTCTCGGCATGCTCGGCGCCGGCCTGCTCGATGCTTCCTGGCGCGGCCTCAACGTGGCCTTGTCGTCGGCCCTGGAGCCGGCAGCGCCGGCCCTGCTGTTCGGCGGCGCGGCGGTCGTCGGCCTGACCGGCCTCCTGTTCTCGCTGCTCCGGCGGGGTTCGGGAGCGTCGGCGCGGCAACGATCCCGGCGCTGA
- a CDS encoding sigma-70 family RNA polymerase sigma factor: MEATRATDEELVAAILAGEAVLYTDLVERYRGRLINYLNRFLGNPQESEELSQEVFLRVYRALDRYNPKYRFSTWLFRVARNAAIDLIRKRRLKLVPMQRVGTDGQAREREFESEERDPYRTLRNLERRHAIGAAIDGLREEYRELIQLRHFAEMTYEEIAEFKGMPLGTVKNKLFRGRRMLKARLADYLTD; this comes from the coding sequence GTGGAAGCAACTCGGGCGACCGACGAAGAGTTGGTGGCTGCGATTCTGGCGGGCGAGGCCGTCCTGTACACCGATCTCGTGGAGAGGTACCGGGGGCGGCTCATCAACTACCTGAATCGCTTCCTCGGCAACCCGCAGGAGTCCGAAGAGCTTTCGCAGGAAGTGTTTCTGAGGGTCTACCGGGCCCTCGACCGTTACAACCCCAAGTACCGGTTCTCGACATGGCTGTTTCGGGTGGCGAGGAACGCCGCGATCGACCTGATCCGGAAGCGGCGTCTGAAGCTGGTCCCGATGCAGCGGGTCGGTACGGACGGGCAGGCTCGGGAGCGGGAGTTTGAGAGCGAGGAAAGGGACCCCTACCGGACGCTGCGGAACCTGGAACGGCGCCACGCCATCGGCGCCGCGATCGACGGGCTCAGAGAGGAGTACCGCGAGTTGATCCAGTTGAGACACTTCGCCGAGATGACCTACGAAGAGATCGCGGAGTTCAAGGGCATGCCCCTGGGCACCGTCAAGAACAAGTTGTTTCGCGGCCGCCGGATGCTGAAGGCCCGGCTGGCCGACTACCTCACCGACTGA
- the ccmA gene encoding heme ABC exporter ATP-binding protein CcmA gives MAHLIHARGLGIRFGLHWALAHVDLDFEAGGRLLLAGANGSGKTTLLRLIAGLRRPTEGELTVGGSRPYENRAGARRELSLVSHHDYLYDRLTAMETLRLWSELCDADPDRGRLADLLDEVGLEAAADRQVGGFSAGMRKRLILARCRLENPRLLLLDEPFAALDPEGQTLVERWIERFAKGGGSLIVASHAIERASRLCRQALLLEQGQVAWHGEAAGLDAAWRRRLER, from the coding sequence TTGGCACACCTGATCCACGCACGCGGGCTGGGCATCCGGTTCGGACTTCACTGGGCGCTGGCTCACGTCGACCTCGATTTCGAAGCGGGGGGGCGCCTGCTGCTCGCCGGCGCCAACGGTTCCGGCAAGACGACCCTGCTGAGACTGATCGCGGGGCTCCGCCGGCCGACGGAGGGTGAACTGACCGTCGGCGGCAGCCGGCCCTACGAGAACCGCGCCGGCGCCCGCCGCGAACTGTCCCTGGTCTCCCATCACGACTATCTCTACGATCGGCTGACCGCGATGGAGACGCTGCGGCTCTGGAGCGAGCTCTGCGACGCCGACCCGGACCGCGGGCGGCTCGCCGACCTGCTCGACGAGGTCGGGCTCGAAGCCGCGGCCGACCGGCAGGTGGGCGGCTTCTCCGCCGGCATGAGAAAGCGGCTGATCCTCGCCCGCTGCCGCCTCGAGAACCCGCGTCTGCTGCTTCTCGACGAACCGTTCGCGGCGCTCGATCCGGAGGGCCAGACCCTGGTCGAGCGCTGGATCGAGCGCTTCGCGAAGGGCGGCGGCTCCCTGATCGTCGCCTCCCACGCGATCGAGCGGGCCTCCCGGTTGTGCCGGCAGGCGCTCCTGCTCGAACAGGGCCAGGTCGCCTGGCACGGCGAAGCCGCCGGCCTCGACGCCGCCTGGCGCCGGAGGCTCGAACGGTGA
- a CDS encoding heme exporter protein CcmB yields the protein MKLLRPVLVLLLKDLRVEWRGRVRFLSIVLFGGITLVLFSFAIDTEGGMAAGMAPGFLTLALLLSSTLGLSESFRVERENRSLEGLLLLPVEPAVLFYAKALGNFVFLAMLAPVLVPSAIILYSVDTGPAGFLGVTAVWLLAAAALAAPGTLYAAMTSRAASQDVLLPLLLFPLVIPVLIASVKSAELLLHGDPMDQAPSWLLLLAAFDVIYWALGGVLAKVAMEE from the coding sequence GTGAAGCTCCTGCGCCCCGTGCTCGTTCTGCTGCTGAAGGACCTCCGGGTCGAGTGGCGGGGACGGGTCCGCTTCCTGTCGATCGTCCTGTTCGGCGGCATCACCCTGGTGCTGTTCTCCTTCGCGATCGACACCGAGGGCGGCATGGCGGCGGGGATGGCGCCCGGCTTCCTCACCCTGGCCCTGCTGCTCAGCTCGACGCTGGGCCTGTCCGAGTCCTTCCGAGTGGAGCGCGAGAACCGTTCCCTCGAGGGCCTGCTCCTGCTGCCGGTGGAGCCCGCGGTGCTGTTCTACGCCAAGGCGTTGGGCAACTTCGTCTTCCTCGCGATGCTGGCCCCGGTGCTCGTGCCCTCGGCGATCATCCTCTACAGCGTCGACACCGGTCCGGCCGGATTCCTCGGCGTGACCGCCGTCTGGCTGCTCGCCGCCGCGGCCCTCGCCGCTCCGGGCACGCTGTACGCGGCGATGACCAGCCGGGCCGCGAGCCAGGACGTCCTGCTGCCTCTGCTGCTCTTTCCCCTGGTCATCCCGGTGCTGATCGCGTCGGTCAAGAGCGCGGAGCTGCTGCTCCACGGGGATCCGATGGACCAGGCGCCGAGCTGGCTCCTGTTGCTGGCCGCCTTCGATGTAATCTACTGGGCGCTGGGAGGCGTGCTGGCGAAGGTCGCGATGGAGGAGTAG
- a CDS encoding cytochrome c maturation protein CcmE, producing MSTEPTTPTPDAGPAPRTRRLLLLAAGGAVAVALSVLAFGDVGENLVYYWSPSELQEAGTEAVGASIRLGGLVKEGSVSRSDDGLTLEFTVTDGAAQVDVSTTAVPPAMFREGIGVVLEGTMKADGQFTTARLMVKHDNEYQAPDVEDQRSMEELIESMQFDT from the coding sequence ATGAGCACGGAACCCACGACGCCGACCCCTGACGCCGGACCCGCTCCCCGGACCCGGCGGCTTCTCCTGCTGGCCGCGGGCGGGGCCGTGGCCGTGGCGCTCTCGGTGCTGGCCTTCGGCGACGTCGGCGAGAACCTCGTCTACTACTGGAGTCCGTCGGAACTCCAAGAGGCGGGCACGGAAGCCGTCGGCGCCAGCATCCGCCTCGGCGGGCTGGTCAAGGAGGGCTCCGTCAGCCGCAGCGACGACGGCCTGACCCTCGAGTTCACCGTCACGGACGGCGCGGCCCAGGTCGACGTCAGCACCACCGCCGTGCCTCCGGCCATGTTCCGGGAGGGCATCGGCGTCGTGCTCGAGGGGACGATGAAGGCCGACGGCCAGTTCACGACCGCGCGGCTCATGGTCAAGCACGACAACGAGTACCAGGCGCCCGACGTCGAAGACCAGCGCAGCATGGAGGAGTTGATCGAGTCCATGCAGTTCGACACGTGA